A genome region from Panicum virgatum strain AP13 chromosome 4K, P.virgatum_v5, whole genome shotgun sequence includes the following:
- the LOC120703204 gene encoding serine/threonine-protein kinase BLUS1-like produces the protein MEHALLSRRFPTNPNEYKLYEEIGEGVSATVYRALCVPLDIMVAIKVLDLEKCNNDLDGIRREVQTMSLLDHPNLLRAYCSFTNGHQLWVVMPYMAAGSALHIMKTSFPEGFDEPVIATLLREVLKALVYLHSQGHIHRDVKAGNILIDTNGAVKLGDFGVSACMFDTGNRQRARNTFVGTPCWMAPEVMQQMHGYDYKADIWSFGITALELAHGHAPFSKYPPMKVLLMTLQNAPPGLDYERDKRFSKSFKDLVATCLVKDPRKRPPSEKLLKHSFFKHARSAEYLARSILDGLPPLGERFRELKSKEAELLLNNKLGQESKEQLSQKEYIRGISGWNFNLEDLKNAAALIDSSNGTCHLDVRDNKVKDDSQDAYNGPKHIYQERVNHVASERPEEDEIQEVEELNDALSSSFPSRPLEALKSCFDVCGADDPGTTASDSRVQPSVGSVPFLQFPKIEHCKGANCNGESLERSVSVPMNLGTSGNHKHSSGSLVPEQVLSPYMNADLERDEFRQKNPSMRNRSGPLLFRQMKDSRTHLSVAPEEPSEGKIIRRRGRFQVMSDSISQKAATSVCSRSNLPIGATRSNLKPSAILPTLQFLMQQNTMQKEVLSRLISSIEETSDDSEASTSVSYQSSGGPVREKELQSYVVQLQRSITELADEVQRLKLRNNQLEQQINALSRKDERSQTEDNQQ, from the exons ATGGAGCATGCACTGCTTAGTAGAAGGTTTCCAACTAATCCCAATGAGTATAAGTTATATGAGGAAATTGGAGAAGGTGTTAGTGCTACAGTATACCGAGCACTTTGTGTCCCACTTGACATTATGGTTGCCATCAAAGTTCTTGACCTTGAGAAATGCAATAATGACCTG GATGGGATAAGACGGGAAGTGCAAACGATGAGTTTGCTTGACCACCCAAACCTTCTTCGTGCATATTGCTCATTTACAAATGGGCATCAGCTTTGGGTTGTGATGCCTTACATGGCTGCTGGATCCGCTCTCCACATTATGAAAACTTCTTTTCCAGAAGGGTTCGATGAGCCAGTCATTGCAACACTGTTGCGTGAAGTTCTGAAAGCTCTTGTCTATCTACATTCTCAAGGACATATTCATAGAGATGTAAAG GCTGGAAATATCTTAATAGATACAAATGGAGCTGTGAAGCTAGGAGACTTTGGAGTGTCCGCCTGCATGTTTGATACTGGAAATAGGCAAAGGGCAAGAAATACATTTGTAGGGACGCCTTGCTG GATGGCTCCTGAAGTCATGCAACAAATGCATGGTTATGATTACAA AGCTGACATATGGTCCTTTGGGATTACGGCATTAGAACTAGCACATGGTCATGCTCCTTTTTCAAAGTACCCCCCAATGAAG GTGTTGCTTATGACCTTGCAAAATGCACCACCAGGTCTAGACTACGAGAGGGACAAGCGCTTTTCAAAG TCTTTCAAGGATTTGGTTGCGACATGCTTAGTCAAGGATCCACGCAAGCGTCCTCCTTCAGAAAAGCTCTTGAAGCATTCTTTCTTTAAGCATGCTCGCTCAGCTGAATATCTAGCACGGAGTATTCTTGATGGCCTCCCTCCACTGGGTGAACGCTTTAGGGAACTGAAG AGCAAAGAAGCTGAGTTGCTTCTCAATAACAAGCTTGGTCAAGAGAGCAAGGAGCAGCTATCACAG AAAGAGTACATACGAGGCATTAGTGGTTGGAACTTCAATCTAGAGGACTTGAAAAATGCAGCTGCCCTT ATAGACAGTTCGAATGGCACTTGTCATTTAGATGTCAGGGATAACAAAGTTAAAGATGACTCACAAGATGCTTACAATGGTCCAAAACATATTTACCAGGAAAGGGTCAACCATGTTGCTTCAGAAAGGCCTGAAGAG GATGAGATACAAGAAGTCGAAGAGTTGAATGATGCTCTGTCCTCTTCTTTTCCAAGCCGCCCCCTCGAGGCACTAAA ATCTTGTTTTGATGTTTGTGGTGCTGATGATCCCGGCACCACCGCTTCTGATTCGAGAGTGCAACCAAGTGTTGGATCTGTACCTTTCCTGCAGTTCCCAAAAATTGAGCATTGTAAAGGTGCCAACTGCAATGGTGAATCATTGGAAAGAAGTGTTTCTGTACCCATGAATCTTGGCACTAGTGGAAACCACAAACATTCAAGTGGTTCTCTTGTACCCGAGCAAGTTCTTTCTCCTTACATGAATGCTGATTTGGAAAG GGATGAATTTCGTCAGAAAAATCCAAGCATGAGGAACCGTAGTGGCCCTTTATTGTTCCGCCAAATGAAGGATTCACGCACACATCTATCTG TTGCACCTGAGGAGCCATCAGAAGGAAAAATTATCCGTCGAAGGGGACGCTTCCAGGTTATGTCAGATAGTATTTCTCAAAAG GCAGCTACATCAGTTTGCAGCAGGTCAAATCTACCAATTGGAGCAACACGCTCAAATCTCAAGCCATCTGCAATTCTTCCAACATTGCAATTCTTGATGCAGCAAAATACTATGCAAAAG GAAGTATTAAGTAGGCTGATTTCTTCAATTGAGGAAACATCTG ATGATTCTGAAGCAAGTACAAGTGTTTCATATCAG TCTTCTGGAGGGCCTGTCAGAGAGAAGGAATTGCAGTCATATGTTGTCCAGTTGCAGCGAAG TATCACTGAACTCGCTGACGAAGTTCAAAGATTAAAGCTCCGAAATAATCAG CTTGAACAGCAGATAAATGCATTGTCAAGAAAAGATGAAAGGTCGCAAACAGAGGATAACCAACAATGA